The sequence below is a genomic window from Ipomoea triloba cultivar NCNSP0323 chromosome 10, ASM357664v1.
AAGACAGCATTAATCACTCCAAGACTTCCAGATGTCTTAGCTTCACGGCTTCCCGAGATTGGTATTACCGTTATTTCTTCGCGTTTTCCGGCCTCCGTTCCGTCACCACCGACTTCGGCGACGGCACCAAAATGCATTGTTGGGTGCCGAAGGTTCAGAAGCCAGACAAGCCTAACCTCCTCCTCCTTCATGGCTTCGGAGCCAACGCGATGTGGCAGTACGGCGATATCCTCCGCCACTTCATCCCCCGCTTCAATGTCTACGTGCCGGACCTCCTCTTCTTCGGCGGATCCTCCACCACGCGCCCCGAGAGGACGGAGGAGTTCCAGGCCCGGTGCGTCAAGAGATTGATGGAGGCTCATGGCGTGGAGGAGATGAGCCTGGTGGGAATAAGCTACGGCGGATTTGTCGGTTACAGCCTGGCCGCGCAGTTCCCCCGGGCCGTCGAGAGGGTTGTGCTATGTTGCGCCGGTGTTTGCGTGGAGCAGAAGGATATGGAGAATGGATTGTTTCAGGTGGCGGACTTGGACGAGGCCGCCTCCATTCTGATGCCGCAAACGCCCGATAAGCTCAGGGAACTGATGCGCTTTTCGTTTGTTAAGCCTATCAAAGTCATCCCTTCATACTTCCTCACCGATTTTATCGATGTAAGTTCACTCTTCTTTATTCTGGAATTCTTATTAGCTATGATTTGATTTTGTTTACCTATTATCTTGTGTGTTGACAGGTGATGTGTTCTGATTATATAATAGAGAAGACACAACTCATCCATACTATTCTTGAAGACAGACACTTCTGCAATCTTCCAAAGATTAAACAGGTTAGATATATCATAAACAAACCCTAGGAATTGAATATTATCTGCATTCAATTTCGTTTTAAGATTTTCATCTCTACTCTTCAAAATTTATTCAGAGGACATTGATCATATGGGGAGACCAGGATCAGATCTTCCCTCTGGAGTTGGGGTACAGGCTTCAAAGGTAACAAAATTCATTACGAAAACAATTAAGGAATTAAACCaagtattttcattttattgatGTGTAGAGTTTTTGTCCTGAAAATAATGATAGGCACATTGGAGAAGAAGCTGACTTAGTAGTGATAAAGAATGCAGGGCATGCTGTGAACCTGGAGAAGACCAATGAGTTTGTCAAACACTTGAAGGCATTCCTTTATGAATCTTTGTCCGATTAGATGAAACCCAACATCTATTACCTTCTGTATAGTATGGAATATTACATTGTATTGTTTGTGTGTGGTTAATGATCAAAATGGTCGTAAACTGACTCTCTGTTTTTGTGTTCATAGCATTGATGCTTAATGAGAAATATATCTGGAAAATTATAGGAGTGTACAGAGAATATTATCATCTTTTATTTCTTGTTGATGAGGCCAGGAATCAATGGGGGTGTCTCTGGATGCTATCCTCCAAACTTATCTTTCAGCTGCACACACTGTCGAAGTTACAGATTCAACTTCTGGTTGATGTCAAAATCTTGGGAAGATGATAAAACAGTGTCCTGTGCATTATAAGGAAAACTATGATTGAGAGAAGGCAGTGGTGGTTTATACCCTGATCTTTTTAGTGTCTAATTTGACGCGACTCAATGGTGGTTGTCTGCATATTAGCTCATTCATGTGTGAATCATATGGGTGGAAATAGAGCTTAATACCTGTTCCAATTTGCGGTTGAAGAGATTGAGAGAAGGCAGGCATCTTCCTCTATTGGCAGCTACAATTGACTGGTGCATATAATTCAGCAACCCACCGTATGTTATATTTGGATTTTCCTTTATTGCTCTTATGAATGTGTATGTCATTGCTCCATTCATTTCTTTTCCTGAGGAAAATGCCtgcattaaattaattttgacaGAAGTTAGAGGCTGCTGAGCTCAGAAAGGAGCAAATAAAAGAAGCGAAGATGAAATGTTACAGATGTATCTGCAGCCATTTGATGATCTTCACAAGCACCAAAACAGATTGCCTTTCCACCAAGTGTACCCTTGTAAGTACGACTTGGAGGTTCATTATTTGCCCACCTCTTTCTgttcagtaaaaaaaaaaaaacagaatttaAGGTTTTATATCATGTCTATCTTGATCATGTTGATAATAAAGGGATGACAAACAGGCTCATATGTACTCTTTGCGGTTGTAAACACGTGGTAAATCAAGAATGGTTCCACTGTGGCAGGCATCAACAATGGCATGGAGTTTGATTCCTTGTCTGAGTGGTCTAACGATGATGTCATTGATGGCATTGTCTAGGATCATGCCTTCACTCTTGAAGTCAAGAGGACAGATGGTTTCATCGAATCCATCAATCTCGTCTCCATCAAATTCAGGCTGTCTCAATCCATGCCCCGAGAAGTAAAACACCAGGGAGTCCCCTGGACGCAAGTTCTTCATCAGCCACTTGAATCCCTCCAGTATATTCTTCCTGGTTGGGGCCCTGTATGGCTCTTCCTCTGCAAGGTACATATTTCTTTCTCTGATATCAGATTGCACTGAAAATTTATGATTCCAGAAATTCCATTACCTGCAAGAATCAGAATCGAAGCAGGCTGAAAGCTGAAATGTTCAACCAGCAAATCCCTCATGTTCTTCACATCTTGCAGGGTTCCTCTCAGCTTGAATTTCTCCTTCTGGTAAGTCACTCCACAGAGAAGCGCCCGTTTCCCACTTGGAAGTTCCTCCCGGCTACTGATCGACGATAGGCTTGGCATAATGCTCAGACTACTGAGAGATTTAAGGCCCCCTGAACTCTTCTTCATCAAAATATTCCCAAACTTCCTTCTTCCATAACTGGTATTGCCTGGTTCTTGGATTCCCCCTTGTCCATCTCCAACTGACACTCTATTCTGGCAATTTCTGCAGTAAACTCCACCATGGTTATACACTGCCAGTTCCTGCTCACAGATCTTGCATGCTGCCATTGCCTTGTACATCAATCTTTCTCAATTAAACGCGTTAAGATTCTTGATTGGTTAGACACTGCATTTATTAGTTTTAATGTAATGCACGTAAGATTATTCGTGTAATCTAACGATTTAGACAAAACAATATTCTTCATCCTAGTTTATTGATGAAGATCATGTCATAAAGCTAAAGTGGAGTTGGAATTAAAGCACTTTCGATCCGCAAGCACTAGGAAAaaagtttatttatattatttctaatttaggTTATTCCAGGTTTTCTGAACCGTAGAACAGTCTACTTTTGTGTGTGCTACTGCTAGGAATATTCCCATTTTATCATGTATGGTTAAGTgacaatatatatgtgtgagagagagagggaacCAGATGCTCACTTAATTCTGACCACAAATCTAAATTTTGGTTTGGAAGAATAATTCTGTGAAGTGTTGGCCTCTTCAATTCGTTGAGCTGGGGATTCACTCTTTTGGGAGAAAAAAATGTAGCCTCTTTCACGAATAACCCGACAAATTGCAAACGCTCATCAATAAGTCAGCCAATAATCATCACAAAACTAAAGTGTAgtgtaattaattaacataaataGATAAATGTGTATGTAATCTACATCCGCCAACTCAATGAGGTAGTTCAAGTGGTAAGTGGTCTCTTGTGCCTCTCGGTCATCCGACAACGCAGAAAGACCCAATGAGTGAGGTATATATAAGCCAATTTTTGTGTCCTCAAGCTGCACAAATATATGGGAGGTGCAACCAATTAAGCTGTACAAGTACAGTGTTGCACACATGCTGCACAATGCTTGCACGCATtcaccctttatatatatatgtcctcaGGTTGGCCAATTCatcaactgtgtggaccatactatcaaataatgtacattcaatataaaaataatgtacattgtattcagggaatatacattatttgtgtactgaatgtacattattttcatagtataaaaataatgtacattcagtacaaaaataatgtacaNcagggaatatacattatttgtgtactgaatgtacattattttcatagtataaaaataatgtacattcagtacaaaaataatgtacatttagtacattaaaaatgtacattttattatggtccacacaactgtgtggaccatggtccatacaataatttgccttcatCAACCCTGGACTATGCTCTAAGTCTAACCTTAGCTCCTCTTGGATCCTTTCCATAGTAGGTATTGGCAGCCATAGGAGCAACTTCAATGGAAGTAGAAGAGCATTTGATATTGCGCCTTAAATGGATCCCCACATGCCCAGTATAGCTGATCATTCTGTCGAACACCTTGGGACAGAACTGGCACCCATACTTCCCATCCTTCTTACCATTTAGTGGATGGCCGCCTTTGATTTGAATGTCAACGTAACCACATATATTaacattcaataataataataataataaggcagAAGGGTCAAATAATCACATCAATCACTCACTCCTTTGTAGTGTTCAATTTATCCCTTCACTGTAAtaaatcaattaataatttgtaaaaaacaAGTTGCATATGTatcaaataaatcattaaatCTATAAATTAATCTTTGTTAACCACAAATAAAGGATTACATACTATATGTAATCATAAATCTTGTGCATATATACATGAAGAGTAATATACAACTAAGATGCGATGacttaacaaataaaaagaGTAATATACAACTAAGATGCGATGACTTAACAAATAAAGGATTACATACTATATGTAATCATAAATCTTGTGCATATATACATGAAGAGTAATATACAACTAAGATGCGATGACTTAACAAATAAAGGATTACATACTATATGTAATCATAAATCTTGTGCATATATACATGAAGAGTAATATACAACTAAGATGCGATGACTTATTATGTTGTGTGTTCTAATTTGCCCTACATGAAATGGTGATGCATGGCACATTCAAACAAAAATGCACATACAAATTGATGGAGTGATGATCATCAAAtcaaagtaataaaataaaaattagggttATGGAAAAACCAAAATATAGTTTAGTTTATTGGGAGTAGATAAGATGCATTATTATTCATTAGTATATCGATgtgaatgatatatatatatgatgatcaTATCAAATCCTGTAAATTTGAGTATCGTGACTTTTGATCTATACGTTATTAATTAGGGTAATGCCTTATGGTTTAACTTTTAGATGGTAgctgatctttttttttttttttttttttttttttttttttttttttttttttaattttttttttttttNNNNNNNNNNNNNNNNNNNNNNNNNNNNNNNNNNNNNNNNNNNNNNNNNNNNNNNNNNNNNNNNNNNNNNNNNNNNNNNNNttttttttttttttttttttttttttttactatacaCAAATACTACTCCGTAGTAATTATTGTAGTAAGAATTTTAATTTGGGGGAGACATTTTCTTGAACAGTAGAGGTGGCCGTTTCCGGTGAAACCTCTGGTGGTGCCGGCCGTGCATACTCCGTGCGTCCATGAAACCTcagtttgaatatatatatatatatatatatataatatgttaggtgatataacatttgcatgaaaaaaaaaaaaaaaaaaaaaacttcttctTGCTCAATGTAGCAATGGGGATTTTGTGAGAACAAATATATTGGCATAAATTGTGACCTTGTTTAATTCGATCAGATAGAAGCTAGCAATTATATTGCAATGAAGTCTGTTTAATGCTTGtgaaacataattgaaaaatcaaatttcacTCTTCTCTAACTGAAACTTCACTCAGAAGTCTCAGATTGCCCAATTCATTATCATCCTCATCTTGTTCATCAAATGCTGCTTTGTCCTGAACCCTAGAATCTGCTTCATCTCTAACACCGCTTGTTGGATCCATTCCATAATAGGCAATCCCAGCAATTGGCTCAACTTGAATCGGAACATTCATTTCTGTCAACATGTTTATCTCAGCAGAATGTGTGCCATTTGGTCTTAAATGGCGACTATAACTAACCTTCGTGTCGAACACCTTAGGGCAGAACTGGCACCCATACTTCCCATCCTTCATAATTGCTCCGTCTGTAAAACGGGGCCGTTTCTGGTACCCCGTTAGGGTTTCTCGGTGAAACTTGCGGTGCCGTGCATACTCCGTGAGTtcataaaaaatcattttgcatataTCACACTCATATTCACCTTGGACTTGAACGTCCACCAGATTATTATCATTTGTCCCCTCCGCAGCATCATCATTCTGATTTGCAGAAAGGGACAAAAACTTTGAGGGCTCCATTGCTCTTCTCCTAAGCTTGAATTGGGCGGAAGAGATAAACTAGTACTGTAAATATGTTTCAACACTCTAGCTACATGAAAGCAGAATATAtagtatacattatttgagtgaATTTGGTTAGTTTGTTTTAAtctaactataatttttttattcaatgAAAAAgacatgtatgtatgtgtcACATTTAGTATGAGATCTTGTATTATGGATATGATATTAATAagactttaatatatatacatatataaaagaattttgcAAAACCAAGATTCAACCTAATTAAATggaaatttgtaaaaaaaatcacttaTAAGGCGCCAACTTATAttaatcaaaaatttaaaaattcaaaattttttattttttatttttggagtaCACGCACATAGAGAGAGATTATCCTATGgaattgtatttaatatttcCATCTTCCCGTTACTTTTTCTCGTTCTCATATTTACTAACTAAATATTAAatccttatttttttaaaaaatactttaatttcttgatcTAACTTTTATGTTTAACAATCAATTTGATGCACCTTCCacatattttttgagtactgtTGACTccattacaatatagtatctgttcatacataccgATGCACCTTCCACATATTGCAAAgcaataattcaaattttattcacTAATACTAAATCAATTAATAATTCGTAAAAAAACGAGTTGGTTTGTTAGTGTGACCACGtatttaaaatggtaacagaagtgtcatcacactacataatagttgacataataataataataataataataataatattattattattattattattattattaccttattattattattattgttgttgttgttgttattattaatttttttttaaatcctcttataattaatattaaaatattgaagCAATAAAAAAGAATTCGAGACTGGTTGCCTTAGCTTGTATTTAAGTGTATAAAATGAGAGTGAGAAGAAGGTAATGGTTTTGTCTTcttttaaatattgaaattgaGAGTGAGACGATGGCAATAATATTGCCTTCTATCTTCTCATGTTGACAAAAAGGTGATTGTTGTGGTAGTTTACACAAAAATATTCAAGAGtttgaaaatgcacaaaaatgaCCGGTCCTCTCTAAaacttatattaataaaaaatttaaaaattcaatctaATATAGCAACGCATGAaatgatattaatatattttcatggAGATACACGCACATAGAGAGATTATCCTATGgaattgtatttaatatttccattttcccattatattactttttctcgTTCTCATATTTACTAACTAAATATTAAatccttattttaaaaaaaaatactttcttAATCTAACTTTTTAtgtttaacaaacaattggatgCACCTTCCACATATATGCAAAGCATGAAGCGTAAtatacaacttaaatatgtgaGTCATTAGTTTCTATGTTCAATTTCGCCCTACATGAAATGGTGATGGTACTCAgaaaaaaatgcatacattGATGGAGTGATGATCATCAAATCTATGCATAATGAAAATTAGGGCTATGAACAAATCAAAACAGTTTTAATTTATTGGGAGTAGATgcactatttattattcattattatatcGTTGTCTGCTAGGACTTTATAATAGTCCTAATGTTATCCAGAGTGGCGTGAAGCTATGGACCAATAGTTTAATGCTTTGTTGCAAAATAACGTATACTTGGTGGTTAGTACCTGCTCATCCAGGGATGATTGTCGTGGGTTGCAAATGGGTGTTTCGCACTAAACGGAAGGTTGATGGCACAATTGAGTGCTAAAAGGTGCGACTCATGGTaaaagggtttaatcaggtgGCTGGTGAGGATTTCTTTTATACATATAGCCCAATGGTCAAGCCCACTATAGTTTGTTTGCTTCTGGCATTAACTTTCTCATTTGACTGGGTCATTAGCCAGTTGGATGTTTACAATGTGTTTTTGAACAACTTGTCTAAGCATGTATATATGTGTTAGCCCCGTGGGTATGCTGGCATTGTGTTCCTGGATCATGTTAGTCTACTACAACATTCCCTGTATGGTCTCAAACAAGCTCCCGAGCTTGGTTTAGTCGTCTGCATGATTTTCTGGTTTCAGTTGGTTTTCTTGAGTCCAAGACGGATGCTTTTCTTTTCATATTTACATAGGGCATATATCTTGTTCTACGTTGATGATATTCTCCTAATGGAGAGTGATCGTTCTCTTTTTGATACTCTCTTGGAGAAGTTGGCAGCTGCATTTAAGATTCGGGGCTTGGGTGCAGTGAGTTTATTTTAGGTATTAAGACTGTTACATGTTATATGGTGCTTTGTCTTGTCGCAGTGGCAATACATGTGTGATATTCTCAAACGTGCATGTATGTAGGACTGAGCCATATTCTGATCCGACACGATACCATAGTCTGGTTGGTGGCTTGCAGTATTTGACGATTACTTGCCTCGATCTTTCATTTGTAGTGAACTGTTTGTGTCAGCATATGCAGGCTCCCTCGGTAGATCATTAGAGTTAGCTCAAGCGAGTTTTGTGCTAGGTACAAGGCACCTTGGATTATGGTCGATCTATGACTGTGTAGGACTTTACCACATGAGTTGCATGCTTTTTCATATTCTGACTGGGCAAGCTGTCAGGAGGATCGTAAGTCTACGAGTGATTTTGTAGTGTTTTTGGGCAGGAATCTAATTTCCTGGGTATGCAGGAAGCGGCGCACTGTTGCGAGGTCCTCTACAAATATAAGGCATGACGGATGTCTCTGCGGAGGTAACATGGGTTGTGTCTCTCTTGCGTGAATTAGGTGTGTCACCTCTGCCTACTCCACTCCTTTAGTGTGATAATCTAGGAGCTACATACATGTGCTAATCCTATGTTCAATTCCATGCTAGGACCAAGCACATTGAGCTCTTCGTTTATGACAAGGTGGCCTCGGCTTCTTGGTTTGCCTTTGTTAGGGACAATGCAAGCTACAAGTTTCTAGCAGCCCACCTTCCGCTTGGGGAATTAGGACTCTATAGTCCTAGACTCCTAGTTATACTTTAGTTCTACctcatgtatttatatatgacTTTTGTAACCTATTGTGAATATGATTGAGAATCCTGACCTAATCTTGTGATTAATGTATATATGATGATCGAATAAAATCATGCtggaaaaagtttttttttttttttttagtattgagatttcattttttatattatgtttttaatttagGGTTTATACTTCAACGAGGCTTAGATAACTAGTGTAAGCCAGCTTGCATGGGACATATCGCTGTCTCTGGTGAGAGGAGGATTCCCGCTGACATATTTCATTTATGTTCAAGTTATCCGTTCAGACTTCAGTTATCCGTTCAGACTTcagagcgagagagagagagagtgaaagaGTGCAAAAATGAACATAGAAGATAAACTGGAGTAcagttgatatgtatatatatattttttgagtactatcctaatgaagcacaaagagtcaacagttgactcaGGCTCGAACTCattcccatcattcatgtgaaaGTGTTacccgggacaccggatgccactagaccacaaggtctttggcatatatatatatatatatatatatatatatatatatatatatatatataatatgactaaTTTGACTAATCTTATTGTATTATccctaattgcaagtttaatccttctttttttttcacaaacaCCCTTCATTTCATCAGGGTACTCAACTTTTCACATTTTGTAACTTTAGCCCTTTACAGCTCATCAAATAGGAAGATCCTATGGGACAAGTTGGATTTGCGATCAGAAAGATATTGGTAATAATTGAAGTTGTAATTTTCTGGCATGAGCTAGTATCAAGCTCTACCTACCCTTTCACCCCTTTCGAGACAATTTATTGTCCTTTTCTTATGAGAAGAAATAAATGAATTCGCCAGCACGAGCTTAATTCACTGATTCAGTAGGTGTCTACTAATCCAttgaggattcaacctttgatagaagaaataaataaattcctCAAATCGAATTACACGTGTAGTTGCTTGGATagcattaattatattcattattattatgaaaatactaattttgcTTTTTATTAAGCGAGTCCTTCTACAACGGCAGTCACTTTTGCGCTTAATAAAGTCACGCTCCTTATGTGTCTTTAATTTAGAAGAAGACAACGAAAATCAAAAGTGGTAAGGTGGAGACTAAAGAtgttaaaatatgataaaactagtaaaagaaaattgatatataGGATGATGGGAAATTAAATTAGGGTTGGGTTATGATGGGAAATTAAATTAGGAGTTGTGAGtgacattaaaataataataataataataaagcaaaacaaataaattaaactacATTTGTGTTTTCAAGAAATTCATACAATATCAATAGTACAGTGTTGAATACAAGATGATGAGGTGCACACTCCGTGCAACTTTTGTGCATACTAAATTATTTGTACTTTATGTGCTAACTTTGTGCATACTAAATTATCTTCCTAATATAAgcagtttaatttaatttccccTTCTGCTGGATGGGAGACATTTTCCAATTTTCAGAATATCCTGCAAATCCAAGGTTAGCTAACTCAAATTAATCTCTCTGAAACTTCACTCAGAAGTCTCAGGTTAgacaattcttcttcttcatctctcATTGAAATTTTGCTCAAAAGTCTTAGGTTGTCAACCCTAGAATATGCTCTAGGTCTAAGTCTAACCCTAGCTCCTCTTGGATCCTTTCCATAGTAGGTATGGGCAGCCATGGGAGCAGCTTCAATGGAAGTGGAAGAGCATTTGAGATTGCGCCTTAAATGGATCCCCACGTGCCCGGTATAACTGGTCAATCTATCGAACACCTTGGGACAGAACTGGCACCCGTACTTCCCGTCCTTCATAATCATCCCGTCCGTGAGAGGTGGCCGGTTCCGATACCCCTGGAACGAGTTTTCCTGTGAAACTTGCGATGCC
It includes:
- the LOC116031819 gene encoding monoacylglycerol lipase ABHD6 produces the protein MRYKFLGSMKKTGLRETTRKDSINHSKTSRCLSFTASRDWYYRYFFAFSGLRSVTTDFGDGTKMHCWVPKVQKPDKPNLLLLHGFGANAMWQYGDILRHFIPRFNVYVPDLLFFGGSSTTRPERTEEFQARCVKRLMEAHGVEEMSLVGISYGGFVGYSLAAQFPRAVERVVLCCAGVCVEQKDMENGLFQVADLDEAASILMPQTPDKLRELMRFSFVKPIKVIPSYFLTDFIDVMCSDYIIEKTQLIHTILEDRHFCNLPKIKQRTLIIWGDQDQIFPLELGYRLQRHIGEEADLVVIKNAGHAVNLEKTNEFVKHLKAFLYESLSD
- the LOC116031818 gene encoding metacaspase-1; the encoded protein is MYKAMAACKICEQELAVYNHGGVYCRNCQNRVSVGDGQGGIQEPGNTSYGRRKFGNILMKKSSGGLKSLSSLSIMPSLSSISSREELPSGKRALLCGVTYQKEKFKLRGTLQDVKNMRDLLVEHFSFQPASILILAEEEPYRAPTRKNILEGFKWLMKNLRPGDSLVFYFSGHGLRQPEFDGDEIDGFDETICPLDFKSEGMILDNAINDIIVRPLRQGIKLHAIVDACHSGTILDLPRVYNRKEKRWANNEPPSRTYKGTLGGKAICFGACEDHQMAADTSAFSSGKEMNGAMTYTFIRAIKENPNITYGGLLNYMHQSIVAANRGRCLPSLNLFNRKLEQDTVLSSSQDFDINQKLNL